The Ziziphus jujuba cultivar Dongzao chromosome 5, ASM3175591v1 genome segment AGTTATCAATCACATGTGCAGGGGCTCCATTCTGGAAATTAGTTTTGAAACAGTTTGATGATTTGCTTGTCAAGATATTGATTGCATCGGCagttatttctttcattttagctTTGATTAATGGGGAGACAGGCTTAACAGCATTTCTGGAGCCTTCTGTAAGTTGTTATATATTCTTCATGGTTCCTTTTTTAGCAGCTGAtttcttattatatttcttgaattgttctaaatgacttttttttccctccctaCTTTCATCTGGATTTTCCAAATTAGAAAAAATTGTTGGAAAGGATTTGcttttattcaaattttcaaatgaaaaaaaaaaaaaaatgtctaagGAAGGAAAATTTTGTGGAGGTGTGCCCTAATGtctcttctttttgtttatttggttgGGGAAGAAATCTTAAATTGTTTGAAGATAATAGTCAGGGTGTGCTGTTTTGTCAAATCATGTAAAGTTCTTGTCATCTCTATGGGCTTCATAATTGGAGAGTTTTCTTACAATAAGTATTTTTGAGCTTGTGTTTTCTCATACAGAGGATTTCTCTCTTTTTGGAACTTTGtcctttttataattatttgataaagtCTTGTTAATATACATCTTAAATGGAAAACACCATATTTAATAGTGATCACTAGATTTGTGGTCATCTTGACTCGTATTCAACTTATTTCTCCACTCTTATAGTCTTTTCTATGTATGGTTGGTCTTGATGTTTTCATAGAGGTTTAATTCAATGAACTACTAGTATATAACTTGCTGCATGAATTTGTTTAAGTTGATCTGTTTATCTTTTCAAATTTGAAGTCTTCAATATGTTGTGATCCCATCAAAACTCTTTTACATGATAGTTAACTgttgcatatttattttattaatgacaTTTTTTACGTATGGATTATTAGATGTTAAATGTGTTTTCATGTGTAGTGTGGGTATTGACTACTATGCAGAGGCCTTTTACATCCCAAAATGTCCATCAATCTTTATActctttatttatctatttatttttttggtttttgtttttttcacccCTTCAATTTATCATTTGTGCAGgttattttaatgatattggCTGCAAATGCGGCAGTAGGAGTAATTACTGAATCAAATGCTGAAAAGGCTCTTGAGGTaagttataaaattattttgtttcaactTTCACATAAATTATCTTGATAAAGATACCAATTAGAGTGGATCTTTCTTGTTCTGTATGGCTATATTTTATTTcgttatttagtaaattatctattttataagTTGATATAAAAATTCATGGATGAACTATCAGATGGTATATGATACTCTACGTTATCTGTGTAGTTGACAATAAATATATGCTCTTCTGTCTATTAATTGAAGATGACTGCATAATCTCCCATTTGTAACTTCCTTTGATGTTGAATGGAAATATGTTTTTCAAGTTTATGTTTCTTCTGCTCAATTTAACCCTTTATTTTCTTAACCTTGATCTTGTAGGAGCTACGTGCATACCAAGCTGATATTGCAACTGTGCTAAGAAAtggtaaatcaaatttgaaTGAAGCAACAAAACTTTCTAAGTACAAGTTAATATACTGCAGCATTCTGATTTCTTGTATtcagttttattagttttattatatatatatattgacttttTATGTCCGGAGCTTATATTGAGTTGTTCAATTCATAATGTTTTAGCCAACAATCTAATGATGCTGATAGAATTAATACATTATGTTCCCATTCATTGAATGAGActagattggattggattggactgGACTATTTTAAGTATAGTCCAATCAGCTTTAAGTTAAGCCCAATTTATAGTCCAATTGAATCCATTCTAGTCCAATGCAACAAATAAGCTTTATGTTCCCATGCTCATACATGGTTGGTTGCCTTTGTTTGAGAACATATTCTGAAAGTTATGGAAAAAGAGATGAACCGAGTATTGTCTTGTTGGTTTGGACAGGATTATgtggattataaaatattggctatttatttttctttagaaaTCTATTATTCTTGTATGTTATACCATTTATACCATATTTCACAAATGTATTACCAATATTGAACGTTTTCAGGTTCCTTCTCCATTCTTCCAGCAACAGAGCTTGTCCCAGGGGATATCATAGAAGTCGCTGGTAAGTTGGGTCATTTGCTGGGAATGTAAAAGTGGTTACTGCAGTAATAAACCAGCCATAACACCAGTGTTTCTTTGAGGCGAGGCAGTAGCAGGATACCTCAAGGGGGTTGATGTGTATGGCCtgaaatttggattttaaatgGGTTATTTTAGTGGATTTTGACAAATGGGTCCTGGGTTTGGGTTTAATTGATCCTCTTGGAGATGcctttgtaaaaaaataaaaaaaatagaaaaaagaaagaaaaaagagaatgaGAAGAAGAAAGACTGAGCTGTGGTTGAGGAATGTTGCTTTCTACTAAGTTCAAGTGCTGgcagaagaagagaagaagaagatggccAGACATCTTGGTTTGCGCTGGCAAGAAACCCAGGTTAGCAGGAAGtgactttcatttttttatttatttattttttacctccTTCCTTTCACCGTGTGTCTCTTTCtccctttttcttcttgtttcggcatattttttttcttcctttcaccATGTGTCTCTTTCtcccttttcctttttattttggcATATTCTTTGCTCTtattaagttttaaattttgaacttaatcttttcttaaatataatttctcttttctttttttcttttttttccccttattttaacttctttttattTACAGCCAGaaaattttttgctattttccATACATATACTgtaatttctttatcttttattttgtagtttttAATTTCAACTCTGTTACTTTTATATCATCTATCttcaacatttttattattgtctTGTCTTtcatggttttgttttgttttgtttctaacTTGTCTATCCTTTTTTTCCTATCATGCAGTGGTTATTGTGTTGAAGAGGATTTGATAGAAGGGAACATGGAAGACTAAATGGAGGATAATGGAAACCTAAATTAAACAAGAAGTGTTAAAAACTTGTTTTATTGCTCTGGGTGTATGGTTTCATTAGTATTTTTGTAGCTTTCTAATATtggtttagaaaaaaatatgacgCTTACACCTGCCTCGCCTCATTTGGATAAAAATGCCTCAAGTATGCCTTACGCTTTTTTAAAACGTTGATAAACATCACtaatttttcacttttgttatattttgtaaaatcaaTAGTGGGATGCAAAATTCCAGCTGACATGAGAATGATTGAGATGCTAAGCAGTCAATTACGTGTTGATCAGGCAATTCTTACAGGTACACCTTCATGCATTGAACTTGCTATATTGATTGGgtaattgttattgttgttttgtAATTTGTAGGTCCACTATGTGCTTTTATGTTTGTAGCATGAACATATACAATcctattaatttgttatggaaataaaatatcataggAGATATAAAAGCAATTTAGCAAAATTTGTAGTCTCTTAATATGAGTATGAGCGCAAATGCTCTCAAATTGAAATTGGTGAAAGCTTATCTACTTTTCTTTTTACCTAAGTTTTAATAGGAATACTTAATTTACATTACCATCTATCTTTTTGGTGAAGAACTTTGCTTGATGTTTTACTGCATTTTATAATGTCTTAGTTTCTCGTTGATTGGAATACGAACCTTGGTTGTTTCTCAGTGCAAGTCCTAtccaaattgattaataatttaatgaagTGCTGGACTGATTTTTTTGGTAGGTTGCTATGTCTTTATTTAACGGAGAGAAAGAGATTATATGTGATAATGAGGCTATCAGTTCTTGTTGCGTCATAGTTGCTCATATTATGTGGTTAAACTGTAGTTTACACACATTCATCTAAGTGTTTTTTCTAGTTATCCTACAAACGCATGGAAGTAAATTCAACAACTTTCTGGGTGTTTAGAACTGTAtagcattatttttttctctttgatgaTAAGGGTCGTGCTTGATCTGATTCATAAGTAAAATTTATTTGGTAATTTCAGGTGAGAGTTGCTCTGTGGAGAAAGAGCTTGAGTCCACCACAGCAATGAATGCTGTATACCAAGACAAGACTAATATTCTTTTCTCGGTAAAGGATTCAATACTTTGTTACATTATGTATTTTGAAGTTGAGAGGATGATTGAGGGAGTTGTGTTTTCTCTGGGTATCTGGAAGTCTGAGTAGACTCTGCGCTTAAAAGTCATTAGTGTCAATTTAACACTGATTTTTTCGCAAGGGATCATGTCATGCTAATTTGACCAGGTGACTTCATCATAATAACTTTTAACCTTGGTACTGGAATGGCTAATTTTTAAATGACATTTCATTTGATGATTTAATACTTAGCTCTTTTACTATGAGGAGATATCTTCCTCTTGGAACTTTTGAGTAAAGGTTGTGAAAATCTATATCATTATTTGTTTGGCTGAAATTGGATATGAAAATTCAAGTAGTATAGGTTTGGAAGGTTGAAGTGCTGCAAGGATAAAAGTTTTGTCATATCTTGTCACCATATtgtatgaaaattattttccagTTAAATATTGTACATAAACCTTTCCAATAATCACAGAAAACAACACATTATGTTTCATTTCGGAGTATGCTTATTAGCAGTCTATGGTTTAATGTCGATGGAATAGATTATATGCACTTCTTTTGAAGTTCTCCTTGTAAAGATATTTTATATGGATATTACTTGATTAGTGAAAGAGAAAGTTTTCATATTATGCTCCTTTTGAGAACTGATTCTATTGATTGTATGGCAAACAATCGAAATAGACGTTTTCCATATGGATTTTTCAATTGTAACTTCTATCTCACAAGTTTCTGCAGACCATTGCTATGGAAAGGTAATGTAAGATTAAAAAACTGCATTGTATTATGATGGCCAGGGTACAGTAGTGGTCGCTGGTAGGGCTAGAGCTGTTGTAGTAGGAGTTGGCACTAATACTGCCATGGGCAGCATACGTGATTCAATGATGCAAACAGAAGATGTAAGCTCTGTAAATCTTCAGCTTCTATCAGTAATTTGTCAATTTCATTTGTCTAGTGGTGTAAATAATCTGACCTTGTTTAGGtcttatttttatgtttctttacTTTTTGTCTTGCAGAAAGGTTTTCTATtgctttaaaatttgaaaattttctctccTATCAATTGTTTTGGCAACAAAAAAACTCCTCTTTTGCTATTTATGTACCATCACGTTGTTTAAGATGATGGTTTTGCACTGCATAGTTTTGAGCCTCAGCACCTTTATCTGAtagtttttctttctctacCATTTTGAGTCTGACTATTTCCTGAAAAAGGTCTACCAAGGTGcttttttatacaaaatttagTGAATGTTCTCATTTGCATTATTCAAATCTATGTTTGCTTGCAGGAAGTGACACCATTGAAAAAGAAGCTGGATGAATTTGGTACTTTTCTGGCCAAGGTGATTGCGAATTCCTTTGCACTTATATCTTCACTCTGCCATGGAAATATAGTTATACGTTTACAGTGTTAAATTTGTGTGTACAGGGATCCTTTTGTTTGAGAGTTTATAAGTAATTTATTTCTATGAGTGGAGAAAATGTATGTTACTTTTACTGTTGTGCCTGATGTAATGAGTGGGCAAAATGCTGATACTGTCCCAACTTCGAACTATTTCTTTGGACCAAGCATTCCTATGAATCTCACCTGTATGAGGGCTTTACTATTGTCTTTTGGCTTAACAGCAAAGTTTGATTTACTGGCCCCTTTTCCAAGTGAAAATTGTGGCCCCTAAAACATAAACAAGTTTCCTCTAACTTCTTAACATTTTCCAGTTATATCTTTTCGAAGCTCAATGTAAATGGAGAAACATtgctttattttctatatttcttAACTTTTTGCGTGCATGTCTGCGTAGGTTATTGCTGGTATTTGTGTATTGGTGTGGATTGTAAACATTGGTCACTTTCGTGACCCTTCTCATGGTGGGTTCTTGCTTGGTGCAATTCATTATTTTAAGGTAAGGTCTTCATCAATAAATCTGTACATTCATCTTTTTATAAACTGATTTCTCTTTACACTTTAAGTTACTTTCTGGTAGATTACTGGCATCATAAAAGAAGCTTCTACTTTAGGAAATGCACACATGCAAATGGttcagtgatttttttttttttttttttttggggcaaatgCATCTTAGTCAGGCAACATTGTGTAATTTTCTTTAGTCTTGTGTAGGGATTCTCATGTTTTCTTCATTCTGACTCCTAGACTGTTGATGATATTGTGGTATCATAGAGGCAGAAAAATTGTCTGTTTGTTTAAAACATATAATGATTTTGGTTGTCTCTGcttcttgtttgtttttgtgttgcAATATTGTTACTTGCTTGGAATTATGCTGCATTTATGTGTCAATGGCCCATTTACTATCATCCTTTCCACTTATATCCTTCTTCTTTTGCCAACCAGATTGCTGTTGCACTTGCAGTTGCAGCTATCCCTGAGGGACTTCCTGCTGTCGTTACCACGTGAGTGACTTAACCGATCTTTGGTGAAGCAAACAAGTGACCATGTGTTACATACTAAATGGATACTAGtttatttagatttgatttacTGTGGCAAACCCTCAAGATGGGGTTAAGTGTTGATATGGATTGGTTGCCGATGCTTTTCCTTAATCGtgatttttccaatttaatgaAGGTGTTTGGCTCTTGGGACAAAACGGATGGCTCGGTTGAATGCTATTGTACGGTCTTTACCTTCGGTTGAGACCTTAGGTTGCACTACAGTAATTTGCAGTGACAAAACTGGAACCCTGACAACCAATATGATGTCTGTCTCAAAGGTGATCATTTCATTCAGCCATTCAGGACATTGTCATATTGAATCATTGTTTTTGAAGATACCCTCCAAAATTTTGAAGATTTATCATCTTTCAATGTCAAAACAGCTTCTTTACTGCTTCATGCCTTCTCATATGATTCTTTAGtgcaattaaacttttttttagtcGATTTCAATCTAGTACTATCATCTACCCAGGTTTGCGTGGTCCAGTCTGTACAGCATGGTTCTGTGATTGCTGAATACAATGTCAGTGGAACAACATATGCACCGGAAGGCATTATCTTTGACAGTTCTGGAATGCAGGTAGTATCCTTAGGAAATTTTCTAATGGGTACAATTCATTGTAGTTTAGATGTAGTTTTATTGCCATATGATATTTGTTTCTTTACACTGTTCTGTCTGTGAAGTTGTTAACAAGGTGGATTTGTGCCTTCAAATTCTTACTTTCATATTCCAGATTCCATTGATGGCATATGCTATTATTCTTAATAATCATGTGCTGTTGCATATGTTCTTGTTCTCATTTTTTCATTCTAGTTTATAGATGGTACCGATgatggccaaaaaaatatatatacatagcagTGATGAGATAGTGCATTTGCTTTGCATATGAAACAATCTTTAACCTATTACTGGTGATAATTAGTAAATGTTTATCCGTAGTGGTGATCCAGGGTGGAATAGAAGATGTCTTCTATGATGCATAAAGGCATTCGATACATACCTTGTGTGGGGTTTTTCTTATATTCTAGTGTACTTGATTAacttgaaggggaaaaaaattgttgtttatCAGTCTCATGTCAGCCACACTCCATCTTCGTCTAATTTGAAAGTATCATACTTTTTATAGAAAAGTTCATTTTGCTATATTGGTGTTGTCTGTAGTTTCTGGTCTTATTATCAGTTATCAGCTAACTTGACATTGTAATTGAAACTGCCAGAGTGTGGgcatattatttcaaaatacttGCAAACGGTACAAGGTCTTAATTTGTAGTAGCTTTTGACGTGGAAGATGTACCGCcttaaaacaaatcaaaatataaatgtgCCTTATTATTGTAAGAATGCTTGGTAATTCGTgttatttcattaaaaatatatgtatttaatatgtttgtttatacaAACTATTTAGGTGACTCTAGGTATAGACTCTTTTATTGCTTCATGATGCATGACACTGATATGCTGTTTGATTTCTTTTGTAGCTTGAATTCCCAGCTCAGTTGCCTTGTCTTCTTCACATAGCTATGTGTTCAGCTCTTTGCAATGAGTCTGTACTACAGTATAATCCAGACAAGGGGAATTATGAAAAGATTGGCGAGTCAACCGAAGTGGCTCTTCGAGTCTTGGCGGAAAAGGTTTATTTCTATACTTTACCCAAGTTGTGATGTCTCTAAATCAGCTGATTGCTACAAGAGGGGTTCAGTCTTGTTCTTGCTTTCTCCCctttctctttattattattgtgatcaGATGTTCAAGGTATAACTCTGTTTTAACCTTTTCCAGGTTGGTCTTCCGGGCTTTGATTCTATGCCTTCTTCTCTTAATATGCTGAGCAATCATGAGCGAGCCTCTTACTGTAATCACTATTGGGCAGACCAATTCAAAAAGGTATGCATTTTGTAATTTGTTAAAGAAGTTTATTTTTCACATCGATGTACATATGTTGATATTTAAGCAATTTAAACTTACCTATCTACAATAAATTTGAGAATGTGGACATAATGGGTCAATGGTTTAAGTTTAAATTGTCATTTTCAATATTCTTGTTTTGGAAAACAGCTAATTCTTCAAAACCAAAAGAAGTGGTGGTACCCACCATCTTTTCCCTATCTcatttatttgttcaataactaatcctcctcctttcttcttcatttttctgtttctttttgcAATTCTATTTCATGTTTAGGTTCCTTTGTTTTACTTCTTCCATGGAAACATTGAAAATTGAACAGCACTATACTTATACATgcttttattgataatatgCTAGTAAAAAGAACTAACGTGGTTGGTATCAGTAAAAAGAACTAATGTGGTTGGTatcaataactttttattttcattttctctcATTTAAAACAGATCTGGAGGAATAGTTTTATGCCTGACAAATAATCATGTAAATTTTGGATGTAATAAATGGaactttttagaaaatcaaatcTGATAAAGAAATATCCGTTCCTAGAACTTTTGGTATTGTCATTTTGCTTCAAACTTGATATTATGATTTCAGATATCTGTGGTGGACTTCACTCGTGATCGGAAAATGATGAGTGTCCTTTGTAGCCGAAATCAGATGCAGATGATGTTTTCAAAAGGTGCTCCTGAGAGTATCATCTCTAGATGCACAAATATTCTATGCAATGACAGTGGTTCCACTGTTCCATTGACAGATAGTATCCGTGCGGAACTGGAATTAAGGTTCCAAAGGTTAGACATTGATTCTTGGGAATCGAGGAGacaaataattttgattttttataaagTAGGGAATTAATCAAtggaattatttatatttgctCATTTGACATTGAGTTTGGTGCCCCTTAAGAAAATTTAATTCTCTCAATGGTCATTTTTCAATTGGATTTAGgttatattattactattattactattttaaatTGCCTATTGTGTTACGCATGTCCAAGAAATGTTCTTGAAGCTCTGATTCCCTCTGGTTTGTGCTTTGAATGTATAATTCTCAATTTATTTGCTCATATTTATTCAGTCAACTACCTattcctccaaaaaaaaaaaaaaaacaaaggactGTTTGAgcggtttttgtttttaagttagAGTCAATTCCTCAAAGTATATGCATCCaacttgttttttcaaaaatagattATCTATATAAATCTACATACTGAGAGGCCTGTGTTGGATCATTCTCTCATTTCTTGTACTTTATCCATATAAATCTACATACTGAGAGGCCTGTGTTGGATCTTTCTCTCATTTCTTGTACTTTCTGGTCAGTTATGCAGGAAAAGAAACATTGAGATGCTTGGCTCTGGCCATGAAACGGATACCTTTGGGTCAACAGATTCTCTCATGTGATGATGAGAAGGACCTTACTTTCATTGGGTTGGTATGCTTTCTtttcacaaatataaatttgactTGCATTTGGTTTCTATATCAATTACCAGGCATCTTGCTTGATGCAGTAAATCTCTTATTTTGGAAAGCATCCAGTGTCCTTTATTATATCCCTTGTGAAGTAAACCTTTTATTTTCTCACACAGagacttatatataatatgaagtACTGTTGTTATCTAGTGAGTAGTGAACACTGTTTTCACGATTGTAACTATAGTCCTGTCCCGATGACATTTCTTTGTAGTTTTCATCCCTTTAGAACTTTTTTGTGGTAGTGCTTTTCCTCCATGGTACTTCAGTTCAATAGCATTACATAATAGTTAGGTGTctgattaaaaattataaaaaagcaCGTTTGAAACTAAATTAGGAATATGTGTTTGGGATTGATTCCTATAGCATATAAGTACTGCATAGATGATAAAATCACTTCCTATAGtgttttccccaaaaaaaaaaaaaaaaaaaaaaaaaaaaactattagtaATTTTTAgggattttgtttttgaatcacCAATAGGTGATTCTTCAATGATCATTTCTTAGAGGGGAAGTGATTCCATTGAGAAGCGTTCCCAAATGTGCATCAAGTGCTTTCTGTTTTGAAGAAGCACTTCAAgtgcatttttattattaaaaaagcaCTTCGATTTTTCTCCTAAAAACACCCTATAATGTACTTTTTGTCTACTAGAAATGCTTTTAGCCTTACGGAAAGCACTATGAAAGTTTGTGGATATCCTTAGTTAAGCTCATATCTCAAAGAAGTTTGTCCAAAATTTGTTTATATGGTGCCTTGTTTGCCACTTAGCTTTATATAGTTtcgttgtataaattatttttctgtCTCCCTCTTGAAGGTTGGAATGCTTGATCCACCAAGAGATGAAGTCAGAAATGCAATGCTTTCATGTATGACTGCTGGTATACGTGTTATCGTCGTCACTGGAGATAACAAGGTGACTCAAAGTTTGTtgacttataaatataaatatgcattttcatatataatacatctaTACATTACAACTTCCTTACTAAtttatgaaattcatatataaatactGTATACATTACAACTTCCTTACTAATTTAGACAAAATTTCAGTCTACAGCTGAATCACTTTGCCAAAAGATAGGTGCTTTTGATCACATGGTAGATCTTACTGGTCGCTCTTACACTGCTTCTGAGTTTGAAGAATTACCTCCATTGCAGCAAACGCTGGCATTGCAACGTATGGCACTCTTCACCAGGTATATTGAGCACATGTGGGATGTATTGGGCAGTTTTTATAGAGGATCTGATATTATAACATGTGTAACTCTTTTTTCacccaaatttttaaatgattttttcactcaaattttctcttatttagGGTTGAACCTTCTCATAAAAGAATGCTGGTTGAGGCATTACAGCACCAGAATGAAGTGGTATGCTTGTTACCTTATATTCAGAAAGATATGAATGAACTCCATTAATTTCTAGTTTTGAAAAACTAAACTTTGTTCTTTCTTATTTGAAATTTACTTTTTTGATTCCTTatgcaaattaatttattcatttgaGGAGGGTATAGTGGAAATGGTAGAAGTGGTTGAGGAATTATTCTTTTTGGCGGGTAATGGTGTCTGAGGTCAATTCCTCCACcccccaaaataaaaataaaattgaaacataaaGTTAGTTATTTGTTATAACTTCCTTAgtaaagcaaaaaaaagaaaaagaaaaataaaataaaattatgcaaCTTGTTCATTTATCACTATTTGTGCTGTGTAGGTACTTTCTTTATGGTCATTATTGAAATGAATTGTAAGAGAGGTTTCATAAGGTGATACTAGGTGGTGGGTCAAGAGTTGCAGAATTGTTGAGAATAATTCGAAGAATCTCTTTGTAGATACTAGTATTTTGTAATTCAAAGAATCTCTTTGTAGCTACTAGTATTTTGGAATGATGTTAAGTGTATCTGAAAGTGTATGCTTTTATAGCTGATTTATATTTGAATGAAGTTTTCTAGAGTTGAGATGATACTTTGTTTCCTGTTAAATCTGCACTTCCcaaattttcgttttttttgtttgatggtacTTTCGTAACACTTTTGAATGC includes the following:
- the LOC107420432 gene encoding calcium-transporting ATPase 3, endoplasmic reticulum-type isoform X1, encoding MEDAYARSVTEVLDFFGVDPTKGLNDSQVAQHARLYGKNVLPQEKRAPFWKLVLKQFDDLLVKILIASAVISFILALINGETGLTAFLEPSVILMILAANAAVGVITESNAEKALEELRAYQADIATVLRNGSFSILPATELVPGDIIEVAVGCKIPADMRMIEMLSSQLRVDQAILTGESCSVEKELESTTAMNAVYQDKTNILFSGTVVVAGRARAVVVGVGTNTAMGSIRDSMMQTEDEVTPLKKKLDEFGTFLAKVIAGICVLVWIVNIGHFRDPSHGGFLLGAIHYFKIAVALAVAAIPEGLPAVVTTCLALGTKRMARLNAIVRSLPSVETLGCTTVICSDKTGTLTTNMMSVSKVCVVQSVQHGSVIAEYNVSGTTYAPEGIIFDSSGMQLEFPAQLPCLLHIAMCSALCNESVLQYNPDKGNYEKIGESTEVALRVLAEKVGLPGFDSMPSSLNMLSNHERASYCNHYWADQFKKISVVDFTRDRKMMSVLCSRNQMQMMFSKGAPESIISRCTNILCNDSGSTVPLTDSIRAELELRFQSYAGKETLRCLALAMKRIPLGQQILSCDDEKDLTFIGLVGMLDPPRDEVRNAMLSCMTAGIRVIVVTGDNKSTAESLCQKIGAFDHMVDLTGRSYTASEFEELPPLQQTLALQRMALFTRVEPSHKRMLVEALQHQNEVVAMTGDGVNDAPALKKADIGIAMGSGTAVAKSASDMVLADDNFATIVAAVAEGRAIYNNTKQFIRYMISSNIGEVVCIFVAAVLGIPDTLAPVQLLWVNLVTDGLPATAIGFNKQDSDVMKAKPRKMHEAVVTGWLFFRYLVIGAYVGLATIAGFIWWFVYSNEGPKLPYHELMNFDSCSTRETTYPCSIFDDRHPSTVSMTVLVVVEMFNALNNLSENQSLIVIPPWSNMWLVASIILTMLLHILILYVHPLSVLFSVVPLSWAEWTVVLYLSFPVIIIDEVLKYFSRNSSGLRFNFRFRRPDLLPKRELRDK
- the LOC107420432 gene encoding calcium-transporting ATPase 3, endoplasmic reticulum-type isoform X3, translated to MEDAYARSVTEVLDFFGVDPTKGLNDSQVAQHARLYGKNVLPQEKRAPFWKLVLKQFDDLLVKILIASAVISFILALINGETGLTAFLEPSVILMILAANAAVGVITESNAEKALEELRAYQADIATVLRNGSFSILPATELVPGDIIEVAVGCKIPADMRMIEMLSSQLRVDQAILTGESCSVEKELESTTAMNAVYQDKTNILFSGTVVVAGRARAVVVGVGTNTAMGSIRDSMMQTEDEVTPLKKKLDEFGTFLAKVIAGICVLVWIVNIGHFRDPSHGGFLLGAIHYFKIAVALAVAAIPEGLPAVVTTCLALGTKRMARLNAIVRSLPSVETLGCTTVICSDKTGTLTTNMMSVSKVCVVQSVQHGSVIAEYNVSGTTYAPEGIIFDSSGMQLEFPAQLPCLLHIAMCSALCNESVLQYNPDKGNYEKIGESTEVALRVLAEKVGLPGFDSMPSSLNMLSNHERASYCNHYWADQFKKISVVDFTRDRKMMSVLCSRNQMQMMFSKGAPESIISRCTNILCNDSGSTVPLTDSIRAELELRFQSYAGKETLRCLALAMKRIPLGQQILSCDDEKDLTFIGLVGMLDPPRDEVRNAMLSCMTAGIRVIVVTGDNKSTAESLCQKIGAFDHMVDLTGRSYTASEFEELPPLQQTLALQRMALFTRVEPSHKRMLVEALQHQNEVVAMTGDGVNDAPALKKADIGIAMGSGTAVAKSASDMVLADDNFATIVAAVAEGRAIYNNTKQFIRYMISSNIGEVVCIFVAAVLGIPDTLAPVQLLWVNLVTDGLPATAIGFNKQDSDVMKAKPRKMHEAVVTGWLFFRYLVIGAYVGLATIAGFIWWFVYSNEGPKLPYHELLGIIIKPTGFHIFSCENFLEDNFWLVF
- the LOC107420432 gene encoding calcium-transporting ATPase 3, endoplasmic reticulum-type isoform X2, producing the protein MLMPDPLLRFWISSASTRLKVSTTHRSHNMLGFTVKTCCHKRKVILMILAANAAVGVITESNAEKALEELRAYQADIATVLRNGSFSILPATELVPGDIIEVAVGCKIPADMRMIEMLSSQLRVDQAILTGESCSVEKELESTTAMNAVYQDKTNILFSGTVVVAGRARAVVVGVGTNTAMGSIRDSMMQTEDEVTPLKKKLDEFGTFLAKVIAGICVLVWIVNIGHFRDPSHGGFLLGAIHYFKIAVALAVAAIPEGLPAVVTTCLALGTKRMARLNAIVRSLPSVETLGCTTVICSDKTGTLTTNMMSVSKVCVVQSVQHGSVIAEYNVSGTTYAPEGIIFDSSGMQLEFPAQLPCLLHIAMCSALCNESVLQYNPDKGNYEKIGESTEVALRVLAEKVGLPGFDSMPSSLNMLSNHERASYCNHYWADQFKKISVVDFTRDRKMMSVLCSRNQMQMMFSKGAPESIISRCTNILCNDSGSTVPLTDSIRAELELRFQSYAGKETLRCLALAMKRIPLGQQILSCDDEKDLTFIGLVGMLDPPRDEVRNAMLSCMTAGIRVIVVTGDNKSTAESLCQKIGAFDHMVDLTGRSYTASEFEELPPLQQTLALQRMALFTRVEPSHKRMLVEALQHQNEVVAMTGDGVNDAPALKKADIGIAMGSGTAVAKSASDMVLADDNFATIVAAVAEGRAIYNNTKQFIRYMISSNIGEVVCIFVAAVLGIPDTLAPVQLLWVNLVTDGLPATAIGFNKQDSDVMKAKPRKMHEAVVTGWLFFRYLVIGAYVGLATIAGFIWWFVYSNEGPKLPYHELMNFDSCSTRETTYPCSIFDDRHPSTVSMTVLVVVEMFNALNNLSENQSLIVIPPWSNMWLVASIILTMLLHILILYVHPLSVLFSVVPLSWAEWTVVLYLSFPVIIIDEVLKYFSRNSSGLRFNFRFRRPDLLPKRELRDK